The Streptomyces sp. HSG2 genome has a segment encoding these proteins:
- a CDS encoding glycoside hydrolase domain-containing protein translates to MADEMVLRAQKFINTTYNNGATLGISKLDENGQTGWPVMYALTRALQYEMGITALSDAFGPTTLGKIGELYGKIDDTTVPSANFCRIVQSALYCKGYDGGEIDGTYNDRVKAAVAKLHQNMGVSTIYPGGSLWPKTTKGLFNMDAYVTVNGGSDTIRSIQQWLNGRYLLRKDFYVIPCDGHHSRDVAKSMLFAIQYELGMADGTANGVFGPGTQSGLKSHTVSLGTTGVWAQLFTAAMILNKRSVPFGDFTATVKSGVETFQSFSKLSVTGQGDFPTWASLLVSYGDQSRKGTACDGVTMVTPPRAAALKSAGYQYIGRYLFNPSSTSLPEKQIQPGELATIKEAGLRCFPIYQTWSRSADYFSYSQGCIDATNAIEWAKMHGFKAGAIIYFAVDYDAMDGEVTAYVIPHFRGVMRTIGENSAYGVGVYGPRNVCQRVADAGYAATSFVSDMSSGFSGNLGYPLPTNWAFDQISTVTVGSGSGAIEIDNNIASGRDTGQGDFDPGIPLESNLDTDFDKAAYKSAMLGDVQTYLESIGVPETGGEGWTADDDWVTYDVISTTEAFNMVMDADWLFTNLARTLKMRKALIQAPVLWELRKLNPLDAIADEAVKNGLREDSSTGWGQIFAWVTIEARNYCIQQGIINGTTLTSGDRRAVWDNLQEPEYNIPSVAYLTLYNAHQLGITRPNLTTGSADTQALLARYNGTGDDAEQYGRELIGLYNVLENYNKLSRAS, encoded by the coding sequence TACGCCCTGACCAGAGCCCTTCAGTACGAGATGGGCATCACAGCGCTGTCCGATGCCTTCGGCCCGACCACTCTCGGCAAGATCGGCGAGCTGTACGGGAAGATCGACGACACTACCGTCCCATCAGCGAATTTCTGCCGGATCGTCCAGTCCGCCCTGTATTGCAAGGGATACGACGGCGGTGAGATCGACGGCACGTACAACGACCGGGTCAAGGCCGCAGTCGCCAAGCTTCACCAGAACATGGGCGTCTCCACGATCTATCCGGGCGGCTCACTGTGGCCGAAGACGACCAAAGGGCTGTTCAACATGGACGCCTACGTCACTGTGAACGGTGGCTCGGACACCATCCGCTCCATCCAGCAGTGGCTGAACGGACGGTATTTGCTGCGCAAGGACTTCTACGTCATCCCCTGCGACGGCCACCACTCTCGAGACGTCGCCAAGTCGATGCTCTTCGCCATCCAGTACGAGTTGGGCATGGCGGACGGCACCGCCAACGGTGTCTTCGGCCCCGGCACCCAGTCCGGCCTGAAGTCGCACACAGTCTCCCTCGGCACCACCGGTGTCTGGGCGCAGCTCTTCACCGCCGCCATGATCCTGAACAAGCGGAGCGTCCCCTTCGGTGACTTCACCGCCACCGTGAAGAGCGGCGTGGAGACCTTCCAGTCCTTCTCCAAACTGTCAGTCACCGGCCAGGGCGACTTCCCGACCTGGGCCTCACTGCTCGTCTCCTACGGCGACCAGTCCCGCAAGGGCACCGCCTGTGACGGCGTCACCATGGTCACACCGCCCCGGGCCGCGGCCCTGAAATCGGCGGGCTACCAGTACATCGGGCGCTATCTCTTCAACCCTTCCAGCACCTCCCTGCCGGAAAAGCAGATCCAGCCGGGTGAGTTGGCCACCATCAAGGAGGCCGGGCTGCGCTGCTTCCCGATCTACCAGACCTGGAGCCGATCCGCCGACTACTTCAGCTACTCCCAGGGCTGCATCGACGCCACCAACGCCATCGAGTGGGCCAAGATGCACGGCTTCAAGGCCGGCGCCATCATCTACTTCGCGGTCGACTACGACGCCATGGACGGCGAGGTTACCGCCTACGTCATCCCGCACTTCCGCGGCGTGATGCGCACAATCGGCGAGAACTCGGCCTACGGAGTCGGGGTTTACGGCCCGCGCAACGTCTGTCAGCGGGTCGCCGATGCCGGCTACGCGGCGACCAGCTTCGTGTCCGACATGTCCTCCGGTTTCTCCGGCAACCTCGGCTACCCGCTTCCCACCAACTGGGCGTTCGATCAGATCTCCACCGTCACGGTCGGCTCCGGCAGCGGAGCCATCGAGATCGACAACAACATCGCCTCCGGGCGCGACACCGGGCAGGGCGACTTCGACCCTGGCATCCCGTTGGAGAGCAACCTGGACACCGACTTCGACAAGGCCGCCTACAAGTCGGCGATGCTCGGCGACGTCCAGACGTACCTGGAGTCCATCGGCGTCCCGGAGACCGGCGGAGAGGGCTGGACCGCGGACGACGACTGGGTCACGTATGACGTCATCTCCACGACCGAGGCGTTCAACATGGTCATGGACGCCGACTGGCTCTTCACCAACCTCGCCCGCACCCTCAAGATGCGCAAGGCGCTCATCCAGGCCCCGGTCCTGTGGGAGCTGCGCAAGTTGAACCCGCTGGACGCGATCGCCGACGAGGCCGTGAAGAACGGCCTGCGGGAGGACAGCAGCACCGGTTGGGGGCAGATCTTCGCCTGGGTGACCATCGAGGCCCGCAACTACTGCATTCAGCAGGGCATCATCAACGGCACCACGCTGACGAGCGGCGACAGGCGTGCGGTATGGGACAACCTCCAGGAGCCCGAGTACAACATCCCCTCCGTTGCCTACCTGACCCTCTACAACGCCCACCAGCTCGGCATCACCCGCCCCAACCTGACCACCGGCTCGGCCGACACGCAGGCCCTGCTGGCTCGCTACAACGGAACCGGCGATGACGCCGAACAGTACGGCCGTGAGCTGATCGGTCTGTACAACGTCCTGGAGAACTACAACAAGCTCAGCCGCGCCAGCTGA